Proteins found in one Kwoniella shivajii chromosome 4, complete sequence genomic segment:
- a CDS encoding ATP-dependent (S)-NAD(P)H-hydrate dehydratase has product MVSKQHAHLLSLVRSMIPPLSPKLHKGQAGRIGVLGGSGDYSGAPYFSSMGAMRFGADLAHVICEPGAGAVIKTYSPDLIVHGVLDPSKSMDQIREELKGIMARLHVLVVGPGLGRSEHMQNCAKVAFEIAKENEQMGVVVDADGLWLVQNEPQVVKDWPGVPRIILTPNVMEFKRLCDKMQIDPSSSPETLCPKLASALGNVTIIQKGSTDIISNGLEIPHSLRVEGSDEKQGGQGDILENDSEGGLKRVGGQGDILSGSTGVLMAWGTEWVNGTYEHVGHPPPKDKGIATNIPLLAAYGASTFNRLVSKRGFEKKGRSMVTGDLVDLVGPVYDELFGQPGEQEGKGKL; this is encoded by the exons ATGGTATCAAAACAACATGCTCATTTGCTATCTTTGGTCAGAAGTATGattccacctctttcaccaaAATTACATAAAGGTCAAGCTG GCAGGATCGGTGTACTTGGTGGATCTGGAGA TTATTCTGGAGCACCTTATTTCTCCTCTATGGGAGCGATGCGATTTGGAGCTGATCTAGCTCATGTTATATGCGAACCTGGCGCTGGAGCTGTTATCAAAACATA CTCACCCGATTTAATCGTTCATGGTGTTTTGGACCCGTCGAAATCGATGGATCAAATTAGAGAGGAATTAAAAGGTATCATGGCTCGTTTG CATGTACTCGTCGTTGGACCAGGCCTTGGACGTTCAGAACATATGCAAAACTGCGCTAAAGTAGCTTTTGAAATCGCAAAAGAGAATGAACAGATGGGTGTTGTAGTTGATGCAGATGGATTATGGCttgttcaa AACGAACCACAAGTAGTGAAAGACTGGCCAGGAGTCCCTCGAATCATCTTGACTCCTAACGTAATGGAATTCAAACGGCTCTGTGATAAAATG CAAATCGACCCTTCCTCATCTCCCGAAACACTTTGCCCCAAATTAGCCTCCGCGTTAGGAAACGTAACCATCATCCAAAAAGGATCAACCGACATCATCTCAAACGGTCTTGAAATTCCACATTCTCTCAGAGTTGAAGGTTCAGATGAGAAAcaaggtggacaaggtgatatcTTGGAAAACGattctgaaggtggattgaagagagtaggtggtcaaggtgatatcTTGAGTGGAAGTACGGGTGTTTTAATGGCTTGGGGAACTGAGTGGGTTAACGGAACTTATGA ACACGTCGGTCATCCGCCACCCAAAGATAAAGGAATAGCAACGAATATCCCTCTACTAGCGGCATATGGTGCATCAACATTCAACAGACTGGTGTCCAAGAGAGGTTTCGAAAAGAAAGGTAGAAGTATGGTAACTGGTGATCTCGTAGACCTGGTCGGACCGGTGTACGACGAGCTATTCGGACAACCTGGTGAGcaggaaggaaagggaaagctcTGA
- a CDS encoding ubiquitin-like protein 5, whose translation MPRSPSPGRDRSRSRSPPRHSHSKKAKELSFYKKPSHSVGSFSSRRDPLDEEPTARERAERRERGEVPGRFGGTREQGVRNTMGNLGGGGDASTSLGSLGRKEDPLDRMGVKGADRRDDKDRDRDRDRGDYRRDRDRDERGDRRDRDRDRGGERDGRREEKRREPPSGPSGASGGPPQRPPAAAPTSAPSLASMRFIEVIANDRMGRKVRVKCLATDTVGDLKKLIAAQTGTTAQKIQLKKWYTNFKDHVSLQDYEINDGMSLEMY comes from the exons ATGCCtcgttcaccttcacctggGCGAGATCGCTCTCGATCACGATCACCCCCGCGACACTCACACTCCAAGAAAGCCAAGGAATTGTCATTTTACAAGAAACCATCACATTCCGTAGGCTCATTCTCCTCTCGACGAGATCCACTGGATGAGGAGCCTACTGCTAGAGAAAGAGCtgagaggagagaaaggggtGAAGTCCCCGGAAGGTTCGGTGGAACTCGAGAACAAGGAGTTAGGAACACTATGGGTAATcttggaggaggtggagacGCATCCACTAGTTTAGGTAGCTtgggaaggaaagaagatcCTCTCGATAGAATGGGAGTCAAGGGTGCCGATAG aagagatgataaagacAGAGACAGAGACAGAGACAGAGGCGATTATAGAcgagatagagatagagacGAAAGGGGAGACAGACGcgatagagatagagatagagggggagaaagagatggccgaagggaagagaagagaagggaaCCTCCTTCTGGACCTTCAGGCGCTTCAGGCGGACCACCACAAAGACCGCCTGCCGCCGCACCAACGTCAGCACCTTCACT AGCATCAATGCGATTCATAGAAGTGATAGCGAACGATCGAATGGGACGTAAAG TTCGAGTGAAATGTTTAGCAACGGATACAGTAGGAGATTTGAAGAAACTGATAGCTGCTCAAACTGGTACTACGGCACAAAAGATTCAACTGAAAAAATGGTATACGAATTTCAAAGATCACGTCTCATTGCAGGATTATGAGATAAACGATGGTATG AGTTTGGAAATGTACTAA